The sequence CTCTTAACCTTAGAAATGTTTGTATGATTGCACATTTCTCCATGTGATTCTGTCTTGAAATGAAGGCCATCTCAAAATCCACTGGCTATAATGGCCCTGTCAATATGAAATGCTTTTATACAGGGATATAGTGGATGCGCAATAGCCTACTTGAGTTTTATTTAGCATAGCAAAATGAGAATTTGGTAAAGGTTAAATCCCTTCTGTAACGACAGAAGCGCGAAGAAGCCACCATGCAATCCCCAAGTGAGCGGCTGCATCGCTCTATATAAAAGAGCCGAGTTTCACACGCAGGGTTCAGAATCTGTAACGGAAGTACATCACCCTACATTATCACTGTCCTTTTTATGAGGCTAAAATCAGATGAATAAACATCGGGGGCTCATTATGGGTTGGTTTATAGTTTAACCGATCTAGGCATATTGCTTCAATGTTGAAAATGAAGTCATGATATTACTCTAAGTACTACTTGTATGTTTCTTTTGTCTACAGATGTTGAAAGCTCTGTTCAAAGAGCATGGAACCATAGAATCTTTACGTTTTCGTTCAGTGGTAAGTTTTCTTTATCAGGTTTGGAGAGTAAAATATTCAGAACCAAGTTTGCCATCTGATGAAGTTGAGTGCACAGAAAATCTGTCAAATGATGTAGTGAATACCCAAACCTGAAAACCATACCtcaatttaaaatggaaaatggTCACAGGACTTTGcagctttaaaaatattatattattctctctcatatatatataatatatatattttttttttttaaggaaacgtTTTAATATGTCTCTGTCTTCAATACAGACAAGAGAAGACGCAACTGTTCCAAGGAAAGTAGCAGCTATACAGTAAGTCTGTTTTGGTGAATTTTGAATTTCACACTTGTGCGAAATTATTAAAAGCATGAATTGCTTATCAAAgtcttatttgtattatttttccgTCATTTTCCTATTACCAGGACCAATAGAAAATTACGGAAACATTTGCCTGAAATTACAGGGATATTTGACCAAATTTTGCTGAAAATTGCAGTGGTTATTTAGGTGCAGATTAATACTGTTATACTGCATTGTTTTCTGCTTTAGTGTGTTGTTACATACAAAGAAGAATCAAAACATCATAGGTTGTTGCAAAAAGAGAGTACTTTCTTAATAGGTGCAAAAGAGCTatttgtatgtatgcatgtacaaGTGAATGCAAATAATCTGAATATTGTATCTGAATAAGTTTTGATAGACATTTACTTGAACCACCTAAAAAGTGAAACAGTGgattaaaacatacatttcttgaaaatggtgttttaagtattttttttaaatgttaaaaatatgaaTAGTACAGTACTTGTAGTGAACTCTTCAGAGGTGTTCAATATTGTACCGCTATAGGAGGACAAAGAAGCTGTTGCTAGGCACTGACAATTTCTGGGGTTACCTTTTTTTACCTCTTTAAGCTTAATGCAAAGGTATGTGGAGGAAGTGGATCCAGGAAGGGGCACGTATAAGTATTTGAAAGAAGTGCGGCAGAGAACAAGGAAGGAAAGGAAGGGGGGAACAAAAAATATGGTGACGAGGGCGGAACTGATCCCGTATAAACAGTCAGTTTTTATTAGGGTGGtaaattttagatttcaacaaacaaaatccaaaattgattattacatttcatttttttttttaactaacttaaacatatctgaaatcaaaatgccccccccaaaaatgtgttttaatcatgtaaaaaaaattgttttaacgCACCAAATTCAGCTACTTTTTCTGCTCAGTGGACATCTTGGATTTGAGTTTTAAATTGAGTGATCCAAAGTTTTAAGTGTAGAAGCAAGCCTCCCAAAAACACACCTCTCACTGTGGACAGACTGGGATGGCATTGGCACAGCAGTCCTTACTGCAGATATGTGTATGTGTCTCTTTCTAAAGGCATGGGTTTTGTGTACATATCAAAACGCAATTATTAAagtcttgtttaaaatgtgatctgTTAGTCTATTAAAGAAATATCCCTGTGCTGCAATAATTTTTACAACATATTTCTGAGGTTAAAAAGCCCCTCCGGCTACATCACTGTTGTAAAATAGCTACAAACCCAAGCATGGTTGGCTCTTGGTTTAAATGACGATGCATTATAGACACTGATTGGTTTAAGTTTTGAGGCagtgcgatttatttatttatgttttcaccTTTCTGTACGTCTGTGAATCATAGTCAACCAGGACGGCTAGATAAAGAGCTTGAATAAGGGTAGAAACGGATCCACGGACACATTTTGCAAGGCAGCGTTTTGAGATTAATATAGAAGATTCTACaagcaaatagaaaaataaattccATGTAGTGTGTCTTCAATTGCTAtacttaaatatgtatttttgacaattccgatttttattacattttttaaagggaaataacACAAAAGCTGTCAAAGTTTatcagagtatttatacttctaaaaaatgtaGAAAGATTGTGCCTCACTGATTAGTATTCGGTTATATAACAAGTTGAAAACtacaaagttcatgagcagcacaacAGAACTGTCAGTTTGCCCACCCTAGTTTTACCGACAGCGAGAAATGAATGGCTGGTCTGGCACTGTTTTTAATGTGACGATGACATTgagaacacatttcaaatgaGAAATAAATCTTTCGAAGTACAGGCTGGCAAGTCATCGCTTAACAAGGTAGGGACTTTGgctttctatatactgtatgaaattattgttttcggttactttccaaaattcttgggctttttttctttttttttttggtcacaatAGGTATAGTAACTTCTGACAGTACTTTGTACAGTCTTTCCTTTGCTGCCTTTCACAACGAAATCCTTTTGGTCActcacattcttctggggtttttgtgcgttttttgtacatttcgcaaCAATTTCCAATTCAGTATTGAGCAAGAACAATGCGCCGTATtaaattgtaatctcgttttaaatctcgcaagcgtaTACAGTCCTCCAATAacaatgtaggaatttgctgccactcagtagttggggtgggtgtaaagtattcagaacaaatcaatgatagatacaagtcaggaagtgCACagggaaagtatttttttttttttttgttgtaggttattctatttgatttttttcatagGGAAAGTAGTGAAGTCAACGTGAACGCTGTTTTTTGTATCAGGTGTTTTTatcaattaaaaccaaaaatcagaagcccaaaTAGCAGTATACAAATGAGTACTTTAACTCTTGATGCAGCAGTTTCCATTCTGTTATGAAGCACAGCATCCAGTAAAAATCCTGTTTTCACTGGGAAAGATGGTGCCTGTTTGTGCCACTGATGCTTATATGTGACAGGCAGAGGAAGATTTGTCTGTACTCATCCCAGCTCTCTCAAAACAGTGAGGCGCGGCTGATTCATGCCGATGGCACTCCAGTTTTGGAGCAGTAAACTTTGGAGCGGAAGTGACTAATCTCGCTCTCAACACCTTCTGATTTGTTCCCATATCTCTTTGCAGGCGCAAGGTTCATCCCAAAAGGCACAGCATCAATGCTTATGTTGTTTTCAAGGCAGAAAGTGATGCAGAGAGTGCTTTGAAAAGGTAATTCTACTTTTATGGATGCCAGAGCAAAGAATAAAAGCAAACGCTAAAAAACTGTGCTGTGAAGCGAAGTGGAATGTAACACGATGTTGTTCCTTTCTGTAGGAATGGCACAGAGATAGAGAGTGGCTACCATATCAGAGTGGACCGTGCATGCAAGTCTGCTGCAGTAAGTGATGCAGTACAGCACAGCCTGTCTTCATTGGGAAATATCCTGCATGTTTTCACATCTTAACCATATGAGCGGTATTATAAATAGGTTTGATAATTCATGTGGTTGCattctgaaacacatttttttggttAGTGTCACTCTTGCATAGACGATTACAGTGTTAAAGCATTCttccaattttaaaatgtgaattctcAGACCTGCATGTGTCGCATAAAGAACTTGGATGTTTAACTCCTTTCAGCAGTGTCTTAAATATTCACCTAATTAATTTAGCTACTTagttattgtgtatatataattttaattctttcttgaatacatataaaaagttatttcttttGCAGTACTAGCCTGTACATATGAAAGGTTTAACAATATTTAACACTAAACACAGCATTTCAACAGACTCCCAGTTCAAATAATTCTTAAAAGAAAAGCCCAGAATAAACTTGTATATGAAGGGCAGAACTTGTTTACAAACTGTATCTTGGCTTGGAAAGCGTGCTGTCTATTGagtataacatttattttgttttttctcttgccCTCCAGCATGACCACAAGAGGTCAATTTTTGTAGGGAATCTCACATATGgtaagtgtttttttctgttgggAAAGTGCATGAATAATATTAAATTAGTATTGGAAAATGAGTGTTGTACAGAATGTCCCGAGTTTTACAGTAATTATAGTACTATGCATGAtttactgagatttttttttcacaagttcATATTGAGATGGGACTTAAAGCAAGAAGAGTGTTTAACTTTTTGTAATGGTATCTCCCTCTTGTGGTGATCCTGTAGATTGCAGATTTgagttactttttactttttgctATTTCagacattaaagaggaagagttGTGGGGGCATTTTCAAGACTGTGGAGAGGTAGAAGGGGTGCGACTGGTGAGAGACCGGGACACTGGCATGGGGAAAGGATTTGGTTATGTGCTTTTTGAGGTAAGGAAATGTAGGCTTTTGGAACTACAAGTACCAATATATTAATAAGAGTCAAGTCAAGTACCAATATATTAATAAGAGAGTGCTCTATTGAGTCTACAGATATTTATAAATAGTTGCAGAAACATGATGGCACCACCTTTGAGTGCAGTCTATATTGTTCCTCACTGACCAGTTTTGTTCTTGCATGAAAACCTATGGGTGTTTAACTTGTACAATCTATCCTACATAAAGCCCCCTTATTGatgttcttgcttttttttttttttaaactcccccAGTAGTTCCGATAGCTGTTGGGACAAGTAAGAATGCAAAAGCAAAGTATACCTTAATTTATCCAAAGTGAAAAGTCTCTATTAGTAGCTGTTTGCTGTTTCACATCTACGACATGCCCTTTCATCTGAATACATTCGAtataggtccgacattacaattttccctttccagtccaaagttggaccctgtccgacatcatcaaaaagatataaagaacaggtctctagttgttttttctctgggaaaaagccgagaaaacctttcaatagtcgagtgaaaccgataggagccgaatgaaggtgaaaaaaaggggtgtatttgagcaatacacatagcccctgcacaacagagataacacggacacaaacaaaggaggtagctgcttccgcatccagcgttcaaagaatatcacagacatttgcagagctttttgagatgttatagtaataaaaacttggattgcattattgaggagtttggtgacaaaacaagtgatcaggagatgatttatcagtatgcacgtctataaagaggtaggtgaaaaatacagtgtggaggggggaggggatattttaaacagcgtgtgtaaaataaaccgcgcttatgaaaataaattggacctgacatgcctgacaagcactgaataaatggactgcaaagggttattGTGGGTGCAGTTGTCTGATTCTCGATCAATGGATAAAGGTCTCTGGGTTTTCAGTAAACCTCCTCTAAATCCTCTTCTTTTTTGGTACTTGACTAATGTGCCCTGGTATGCTTGTATTTcaatagcaatacagtacaccctcgctataatgcccttcattataGTGAATCTggacccccccaaaaaaatcatataaacacacactgtcaacatcccggtctgtacgcacaggatgccacctctgcagtgaagtcaactcttttgtcttaataaaaagcgtgCACTGTGTAACTATACATccgaaatgaaaataattttatgttgcaacaagctggaaactatattgatcatttgaaaaaaaggagtaacgcaggcatatttctatcatgaatataggttgtcaaaaagcacttttttggcttgttcagcaccTGTGCGGCAAGTAGAActgatttaaagaaagaaaaaaaacaattaaaaaaaactaaacttgaggatctgatgaacttttcatgttgggatgatttggaataaaagctcagtttgggattctcgcatgttggattaagatttggtgcacttcatgtcagattgattttgaataaatgttcagcttcaattcaggatttgtaccttctttaacaaataggataaagcaaagcagaatactgcatacatgagactaTCAGGTACatttaattctacttttattcacaatcttatCTCAActtatccttcattttgattgtcctttcgatataacgaacaaaaggcttgaaccccaacaggttcattatagcTGGTGAACTGTATAATATTTAAACTGGTATggtatgatccttttattttcaaGGTTTAGATTTTCACTTCGAATCTGGCCCACTCAAGCATGTGAAAATACAGATTTTGCACCTATGTAATAAATTTTAGTTTTACCACTCTCACAGTGGCTATTCACAGCAAGTAGAAGCAGGATATCTGTCCCCCAATATTACCTATCACTGGGAAAACTGGGAAATGAATTATTTGTACCTGAGAAGCCCTGGgaaatgctatataaaataagtaaagtagtacaTCTAATAGAAAAGGCACTTGAAATACACTGTGTTAACCAGACTGGGGAAAGACAGTTGGCTACCTAATTCTTTTTTTGCACACAGAGTACAGATGGTGTCCAGCTTGCACTGAAACTTGATAGCTCTGTGCTTATGGGAAGAAAAATAAGAGTGAAGCGCTCTGTGAAGAAAGAGAAGGAAAAGCCAAAGCCAGCACAGAAGATGACAGGACCGGCTAAAACCCTGCAGAAGGGAGCAGGACCACCAAACGCAGGCAGAGGAAATGCAGTAAACTCTTTCAGGGGAAAACCTGGAAAGTCATTCAGAAGAAACTTTTCAAATTCTTTCAAGGGAGAAATGGCAAAGCCTGGAGATGgggcaatgaaaaaaaacaaaggactgaaaaagaggttaaaacaaaaaaatgccaaGAAATTTGTAAACATCTGAAACCTTGAGATAAAACGCACACTATTTCTTTTgatgttttgcatttgtatacTTCGTGAAATATAAGATATTTGTAGATGTTGTTAACAGTTACAGCCacttttaacaatataaaaactgCACTCGATCAGGTGCCAATAATCTGAGTAACCAGGCTGGTGTTGTGTTTGCTGTGAACTGATTGGTACAGAAGTTCTCAAACCTGTAACAAGTCTGATCATATTTACAACAAGCTGAAAAGAATAGGAACATTCTCTCATCTTAATCAACACAGAAAAGTAgggtattaaatgtgtttttacttcaaagtaataaaaaaactttacatttcaaaCTGTACCTCTGGTTGATACTTAATTGGGGGGGGAGTCAATAGGCTGAAACAAGTTTAGATTATTCGTCCTGTAAAGGGGTTATATTGGTAATGAAGTAATTCAATCTTTACTTGCTTTGTAGGGTTGCACTAAATGTTGAATGGCAACGTCACAAAACATCTTTCCTAATTTGAACATTGGTGGCCATTGAGTTCCTGTGCTGGCTCAGTTTTCACTCGTCAGACTCGCCTGCTCTTAAGAGCTGGTGAGCTTGCCAATGGAAAAGATAGCTGCATTTACAAGAAGTGATTACATCTATAAAAGATACAGATCACTAGGAACAACCCATTTTTTTGGACATAAACGGTTACAGTAGAACCTGGCATATTCGATCCTGTAAATACAATACCCTTACCACTGGAACTCTGGTGTGTGTCATTCACACaggctgctaccaactgaacaatactgatggaaactgatcaatgcacactttattatgggtctaaaacagtaaattaagaATTTAGCAGGACATAATTTTATCTGCAAATCAGTTGCAGATAAAGACGATGCCATCTTTGGGGAATTCGGTTACACTTTTTACATGATGTCACTTCACATAACTGCCCAGATTAACCTTGTTCAAAAAAAGAAA is a genomic window of Polyodon spathula isolate WHYD16114869_AA chromosome 6, ASM1765450v1, whole genome shotgun sequence containing:
- the LOC121317207 gene encoding RNA-binding protein 34-like, which encodes MNIKTCKHQVNKIPSVGETGVFTMKKKQGGQRDATKAISASESYVVGQVSGSLFQSQSSNSSDTLASLFNTQNSLVNPVFVTAPKPSPKKRELSEDVVDRIAVTIYQPPAKKQKPVKEKQLTVAEKKVEDRECSLKNADDEDGVKKNAKPKKKAKSTQHLGGKGPNDEEELPRKKRPINKAEERIKNKRTVFVGNLPVNCTKKMLKALFKEHGTIESLRFRSVTREDATVPRKVAAIQRKVHPKRHSINAYVVFKAESDAESALKRNGTEIESGYHIRVDRACKSAAHDHKRSIFVGNLTYDIKEEELWGHFQDCGEVEGVRLVRDRDTGMGKGFGYVLFESTDGVQLALKLDSSVLMGRKIRVKRSVKKEKEKPKPAQKMTGPAKTLQKGAGPPNAGRGNAVNSFRGKPGKSFRRNFSNSFKGEMAKPGDGAMKKNKGLKKRLKQKNAKKFVNI